One part of the Paramormyrops kingsleyae isolate MSU_618 chromosome 2, PKINGS_0.4, whole genome shotgun sequence genome encodes these proteins:
- the plk2b gene encoding serine/threonine-protein kinase PLK2b, giving the protein MDVLRNTNYQTATNNKMCEQSLNKSSEFKRKKAEDPGHVQAEMSRIITDSVTGRRYCRGKVLGKGGFAKCYELTDLTTNRIYAAKIIPHARVSKPHQREKIDREIDLHRALRHKHIVHFYHHFEDKENIYILLEYCSRRSLAHILKARKILTEPEVRYFLRQIVSGMKYLHDQEILHRDLKLGNFFINETMELKVGDFGLAAKLEPLGDRRKTICGTPNYLSPEVLNKQGHGCESDIWALGCVMYTMLLGRPPFETTNLKETYRCIREARYTLPSSLSFTAKQLIANMLSKSPEDRPSLEAILQHEFFTQGFTPERLPSSSCHTVPDFHLSSPAKNFFKRAAAALFGGKKEKEKAKYYDNISKLTKEEEEIYKLRHDLKKTAISQKRQEDGKSPVPVTTQPVATATENAPQIRDTIRMIVRGSLGSCSSSSECLEDGTMGSVADSVANVLRSCLENMPEADDMPKDTFSSNFQWVTKWVDYSNKYGFGYQMSDQAVGVLFNNGTHMSLLADNKTIHYYAELGQCSVFSCSDAPETLKSQVTILKYFAHYMEENLMDGGDMTSTTDVSLPRLYLLQWLKSDRALMMLFNDGTFQVNFYHDHTKVIMCHWQGDYLLTYINKERVSTTFRLSTLLTHGCSAELRGRLDYALNMLLQRCN; this is encoded by the exons ATGGATGTACTGAGGAATACCAATTATCAGACAGCGACGAACAACAAAATGTGTGAGCAGTCCCTGAATAAATCCAGTGAGTTTAAGAGAAAGAAAGCGGAGGACCCTGGCCACGTCCAAGCTGAGATGTCGAGGATCATCACGGATTCCGTGACAGGGAGACGGTACTGCCGTGGAAAAGTTCTGGGAAAG GGAGGTTTTGCCAAATGCTACGAGCTGACCGACCTGACCACCAACAGAATATATGCTGCAAAGATCATCCCTCACGCGCGTGTCTCCAAGCCGCACCAACGGGAAAAG ATTGACCGTGAAATTGACCTTCATAGAGCTCTCCGGCACAAACACATCGTCCACTTCTACCACCACTTCGAGGATAAAGAAAACATCTATATTCTGTTGGAATACTGCAGCAGACGG TCCTTGGCTCACATCCTGAAAGCCAGAAAAATACTCACGGAGCCCGAGGTGAGATACTTCTTGCGGCAGATCGTATCAGGGATGAAGTACCTGCATGACCAAGAGATTCTTCACAGAGATCTTAAACTAG GTAACTTTTTCATCAATGAGACAATGGAGTTGAAGGTGGGGGATTTTGGGCTGGCGGCCAAGCTGGAGCCCTTGGGCGACCGCCGCAAGACCATCTGCGGGACACCCAACTACCTCTCTCCTGAAGTGTTGAACAAGCAAGGACACGGATGCGAGTCCGACATCTGGGCTCTGGGCTGCGTCAT gTACACAATGCTCCTTGGGAGGCCTCCATTTGAGACCACCAACCTAAAGGAGACGTACAGGTGTATTCGGGAAGCCAGATACACCCTGCCCTCTTCACTGTCCTTCACGGCCAAGCAGCTCATTGCTAACATGCTATCTAAGAGCCCAGAGGACCGGCCCAGCCTCGAAGCCATTCTGCAGCATGAATTTTTCAcccag GGCTTCACACCCGAGCGTCTGCCGTCCAGCTCTTGCCACACGGTCCCCGATTTCCACTTGTCCAGTCCTGCCAAGAATTTCTTTAAGCGGGCAGCCGCCGCCCTGTTCGGAGgcaagaaggagaaggagaaggcGAAGTACTACGACAATATAA GTAAGCTGACCAAAGAGGAAGAAGAGATCTACAAGCTACGTCATGACCTGAAGAAAACTGCCATTAGCCAGAAGCGCCAAGAG GACGGGAAGTCTCCTGTGCCTGTCACCACTCAGCCTGTTGCCACAGCAACGGAAAACGCACCACAAATCCGAGACACAATTCGCATGATTGTGAGGGGCAGCCTTGGCAgttgcagcagcagcagtgaat GCTTGGAAGACGGCACCATGGGTAGCGTGGCTGATTCTGTGGCCAACGTCCTGAGAAGTTGTCTTGAAAACATGCCAGAAG ctgaTGATATGCCAAAagacaccttcagcagcaaCTTCCAGTGGGTCACAAAGTGGGTAGACTACTCCAACAAGTATGGCTTTGGCTACCAGATGTCAGACCAGGCTGTGGGCGTGCTCTTCAACAACGGCACACACATGAGCCTTCTGGCTGACAACAA GACCATCCACTACTACGCTGAGCTCGGCCAGTGCTCTGTCTTTTCCTGTTCTGATGCCCCAGAGACACTTAAGAGCCAGGTCACTATCCTCAAGTACTTTGCCCACTACATGGAGGAAAACCTGATGGAC GGTGGTGATATGACCAGCACGACAGACGTCTCCCTTCCCAGGCTCTACCTGCTGCAGTGGCTCAAGTCCGATCGCGCTTTGATGATGCTCTTCAATGATGGCACTTTCCAG GTGAACTTCTACCACGACCACACCAAGGTCATCATGTGCCACTGGCAAGGGGACTACCTGCTGACTTACATCAATAAAGAGCGTGTCTCCACCACGTTCCGCCTGAGCACCCTTCTGACCCACGGCTGCTCGGCGGAGCTGCGCGGCCGCCTGGATTACGCCTTGAACATGCTCCTGCAGAGATGCAACTGA